The following coding sequences lie in one Lysobacter capsici genomic window:
- the fabF gene encoding beta-ketoacyl-ACP synthase II — protein MSNRTFNRRVVVTGLGLVSPLGNDVVSSWDGIVNGRSGIGPITHFDPALFTTRIAGEVRNFDITNYGVSSKDAKKMEEFIHYGVAASLMALQDAGITVDDSNAERIGALIGSGIGGLLGIEEQTIKYHEGGPRKISPFYVPSTIINMLPGQVSLLTGIKGPNFSAVSACATSNHSIGMAMRMIQYGDADVMVAGGAERGSSPTSVGGFCSMKAMSTRNDDPIHASRPWDKERDGFVLGDGAGVLVLEEYERAKARGARIYCELAGFGASSDAFHMTAPSENGEGPARCMVSALKDAGLNPEDVDYLNAHGTSTPLGDLAETLAMKRAFGDHAYKMMVSSTKSMTGHLLGAAGGAEAIFSVLALHHDIIPPTINLDEPGEGCDLDYVPNTARQVKIDVAMSNGFGFGGTNGTLVFKRL, from the coding sequence ATGTCCAACCGTACCTTCAACCGCCGCGTGGTCGTCACCGGCCTCGGTCTCGTTTCCCCGCTCGGCAACGACGTTGTCAGCAGTTGGGACGGCATCGTCAATGGTCGCTCCGGCATCGGTCCGATCACCCATTTCGATCCGGCCTTGTTCACCACCCGCATCGCCGGTGAAGTGCGCAATTTCGACATCACCAACTACGGGGTGAGCTCGAAAGACGCCAAGAAGATGGAAGAGTTCATCCACTACGGCGTGGCCGCATCGCTGATGGCGCTGCAGGATGCCGGCATCACCGTCGACGATTCCAACGCCGAGCGCATCGGCGCGCTGATCGGTTCGGGCATCGGCGGCCTGCTCGGCATCGAAGAGCAGACCATCAAGTACCACGAGGGCGGCCCGCGCAAGATCTCGCCGTTCTACGTGCCCAGCACGATCATCAACATGCTGCCCGGCCAGGTTTCGTTGCTGACCGGCATCAAGGGCCCGAATTTCTCCGCCGTCTCGGCCTGCGCCACCTCCAACCATTCCATCGGCATGGCGATGCGCATGATCCAGTACGGCGACGCCGACGTGATGGTGGCCGGCGGCGCCGAGCGCGGCTCCTCGCCGACCTCGGTCGGCGGCTTCTGCTCGATGAAGGCCATGTCCACGCGCAACGACGATCCGATCCACGCCTCGCGGCCGTGGGACAAGGAACGCGACGGTTTCGTGCTCGGCGACGGCGCCGGCGTGCTGGTGCTGGAAGAGTACGAACGCGCCAAGGCGCGCGGCGCGCGCATCTACTGCGAACTGGCCGGTTTCGGCGCCAGTTCCGACGCGTTCCACATGACCGCGCCGAGCGAGAACGGCGAAGGCCCGGCGCGCTGCATGGTGTCCGCGCTCAAGGACGCCGGCCTCAACCCCGAGGACGTGGATTACCTCAACGCGCACGGTACCTCGACCCCGCTCGGCGATCTGGCCGAGACCCTGGCGATGAAGCGCGCGTTCGGCGACCACGCCTACAAGATGATGGTCAGCTCGACCAAGTCGATGACCGGGCACCTGCTCGGCGCGGCCGGCGGCGCCGAGGCGATCTTCTCGGTGCTGGCGCTGCATCACGACATCATCCCGCCGACCATCAACCTGGACGAGCCGGGCGAGGGGTGCGATCTGGACTACGTGCCCAACACCGCGCGTCAGGTCAAGATCGACGTGGCGATGTCGAACGGCTTCGGTTTCGGCGGCACCAACGGCACGCTGGTGTTCAAGCGGCTGTAA
- a CDS encoding DNA polymerase III subunit delta' produces the protein MSAAVFAPWQRRIYDQAKASIDAGRLGHGLLFCGPAQLGKRAVAERLAHGLLCRDRDAAGEPCGRCRSCLLLAAGTHPDYQLVSFVPNKEGTKLRTEIVIDQIRSLSERLALTPQYGGAQIAIIDPADAINNAACNALLKTLEEPVQGRYLWLVSSYPARLPATIRSRCQRLEFRLPQPDESLAWLKAQGHSEASAREAFDAARGHPGLAHEWLTGDGLKLRREVAADLSKLARGETSAPEVAQRWVGDEHASLRLRHASDIALAQAASGLTDPARARSLATWFDRANRTRDLLRTTVRADLAVVELLMAWRADEARRAAGGSRA, from the coding sequence ATGAGCGCCGCCGTGTTCGCGCCTTGGCAGCGCCGTATCTACGACCAAGCCAAGGCCTCGATCGATGCCGGCCGCCTGGGCCACGGGCTGCTGTTCTGCGGCCCGGCGCAGTTGGGCAAACGCGCGGTCGCCGAGCGTCTCGCGCACGGCCTGCTGTGCCGCGACCGCGACGCCGCCGGCGAGCCCTGCGGCCGTTGCCGCAGCTGCCTGCTGCTCGCCGCTGGCACCCATCCGGATTACCAGTTGGTCAGCTTCGTGCCGAACAAGGAAGGCACCAAGCTGCGCACCGAGATCGTGATCGACCAGATCCGCAGCCTGTCCGAACGCCTGGCGCTGACGCCGCAGTACGGCGGCGCGCAGATCGCGATCATCGATCCGGCCGACGCGATCAATAACGCCGCCTGCAACGCCTTGCTCAAGACCCTGGAAGAACCGGTGCAGGGCCGCTACCTGTGGCTGGTCAGTTCGTACCCGGCGCGTCTGCCGGCGACCATCCGCAGCCGCTGCCAGCGCCTGGAGTTCCGCTTGCCGCAGCCCGACGAATCGCTGGCGTGGCTCAAGGCGCAGGGCCACAGCGAGGCCAGCGCGCGCGAAGCCTTCGATGCCGCGCGCGGCCATCCCGGCCTGGCCCACGAATGGCTGACCGGCGACGGACTCAAGCTGCGCCGCGAAGTCGCCGCCGATCTGAGCAAGCTCGCGCGCGGCGAGACCTCCGCGCCGGAAGTCGCGCAGCGCTGGGTCGGCGACGAACACGCATCGCTGCGTCTGCGACACGCGTCGGACATCGCGCTCGCGCAAGCCGCGTCCGGCTTGACCGACCCGGCGCGCGCGCGCAGTCTTGCGACTTGGTTCGATCGCGCCAACCGCACCCGCGATTTACTGCGGACCACGGTCCGCGCCGATCTGGCCGTCGTCGAATTGTTGATGGCCTGGCGCGCCGACGAAGCACGCCGCGCCGCAGGAGGAAGCAGGGCATGA
- the tmk gene encoding dTMP kinase has product MTLPTHARFVTLEGGEGAGKSTVLSALRAAFERAGIQAVYTREPGGTPLAEQIRGLMLDTHHEPASPETELLLAFAARAQHVRATIVPALERGQWVVSDRFTDASYAYQGAGRGLDAQFIAELERRVVGIRPALTLLLDVPVEIGLQRMRGRGAADRIEGERNDFFERVRQGYRDRAAAEPERFELIDASQPADAVAARAVARVHALIAATPEAAR; this is encoded by the coding sequence ATGACGCTGCCGACCCACGCGCGCTTCGTCACCCTGGAAGGCGGCGAAGGCGCGGGCAAGTCGACCGTGCTCAGCGCCTTGCGCGCGGCGTTCGAACGCGCCGGCATCCAGGCCGTGTACACGCGCGAACCCGGCGGCACGCCGCTGGCCGAACAGATTCGCGGCCTGATGCTCGATACCCACCACGAGCCGGCCTCGCCCGAAACCGAATTGCTGCTGGCCTTCGCCGCGCGCGCCCAGCACGTGCGCGCGACGATCGTGCCGGCGCTCGAACGCGGCCAGTGGGTGGTCAGCGATCGCTTCACCGATGCCAGCTACGCGTATCAAGGCGCCGGTCGCGGCCTGGATGCGCAGTTCATCGCCGAACTCGAGCGGCGCGTGGTCGGCATCCGTCCGGCGCTGACTCTGTTGCTAGACGTACCGGTCGAGATCGGCCTGCAGCGTATGCGCGGCCGCGGCGCCGCCGACCGGATCGAAGGCGAACGCAACGATTTCTTCGAGCGCGTGCGCCAGGGCTATCGCGATCGCGCCGCGGCCGAGCCGGAACGCTTCGAACTGATCGATGCCAGCCAGCCGGCCGACGCTGTCGCCGCGCGGGCGGTCGCGCGTGTGCATGCGTTGATCGCCGCGACCCCCGAGGCCGCGCGATGA
- the pabC gene encoding aminodeoxychorismate lyase: MTEFRLFRGADRIDALSPADRAYAYGDGVFETMRAHRGELPWWDRHWARLRHSAPRLGLSLPDEAQVRAEAQALLGGEDAVLKLILSRGEGGRGYAPPPQAIPSWTISRHPLPPPAPREGLTLRWCDLRVSLQPALAGMKHCNRLEQVLARAEWDDPNVHEGLLLNADGELVGATAANVFLLRAGAWLTPPVDRCGVAGVCRQALIDLADIQVRPLNAADLARADAIFLCNAVRGILPVARLGERQWAPHPGLTGLRRRLGSSHPAFAGLDD, from the coding sequence ATGACTGAATTCCGCCTGTTCCGCGGCGCCGACCGCATCGACGCGCTGTCGCCCGCCGACCGCGCCTACGCCTATGGCGACGGCGTGTTCGAAACCATGCGCGCGCACCGCGGCGAGCTGCCGTGGTGGGACCGCCACTGGGCGCGGCTGCGCCACAGCGCGCCGCGCCTGGGCCTGAGCTTGCCCGACGAAGCCCAGGTCCGGGCCGAGGCGCAGGCCTTGCTAGGAGGCGAAGACGCGGTGCTGAAGCTGATCCTAAGCCGCGGCGAAGGCGGCCGCGGCTATGCGCCGCCGCCGCAGGCGATCCCGTCCTGGACGATTTCGCGCCATCCGCTGCCGCCGCCCGCGCCGCGCGAGGGCCTGACCCTGCGCTGGTGCGACCTGCGCGTGTCGCTGCAGCCGGCGCTGGCCGGGATGAAGCACTGCAATCGCCTGGAGCAGGTGCTGGCGCGCGCCGAATGGGACGATCCGAACGTGCATGAAGGCCTGTTGCTGAACGCCGACGGCGAACTGGTCGGCGCGACCGCAGCGAATGTCTTCCTGTTGCGCGCCGGGGCCTGGCTGACCCCGCCGGTAGACCGCTGCGGCGTCGCCGGCGTGTGCCGTCAGGCCCTGATCGATCTGGCCGATATCCAGGTGCGGCCGCTGAACGCCGCCGACCTCGCGCGGGCCGACGCGATTTTCCTGTGCAACGCCGTGCGCGGTATCCTGCCGGTGGCGCGGCTCGGCGAGCGGCAATGGGCGCCGCATCCGGGTCTGACCGGGTTGCGGCGCCGGCTCGGCTCAAGCCATCCCGCCTTCGCTGGGCTCGACGACTAG
- the mltG gene encoding endolytic transglycosylase MltG gives MAEKKRKRGCGCLIVIVVLLAALAAAGAWLWQRYDAFAVTPMSGLEKGETLLVERGDSLPTVVRKLRAAGVEVGEPMQWRVLAKQLGAAGRLQVGEYALEPGTSPRALLIAMRDGKIISYRFTIVDGWNMRDLRAALARATPLKQQIGQLDDSALMKALGHPGQHPEGRFLPETYQYTGGDTDLDVLKRAYAAMDKAVAAAWAARDPSSVLKSPAELLIMASIVEKETGIPAERAQIAGLFERRLKLGMKLETDPTVIYGIGAAYDGNIRKRDLQTDTPYNTYTRVGLPPTPIAMPGLAALKATANPAPGDALFFVASGDGSGRSLFAATYAQHQANVRIYLQRYRQNQTRGQPEEGKAVLEEAAEGSDAPAPAPASPGATR, from the coding sequence GTGGCAGAAAAGAAACGCAAGCGCGGCTGCGGTTGCCTGATCGTGATTGTGGTGCTGCTGGCGGCCCTGGCCGCCGCGGGCGCATGGCTGTGGCAGCGTTACGACGCCTTCGCCGTCACCCCGATGAGCGGGCTGGAGAAGGGCGAAACCTTGTTGGTCGAACGCGGCGACTCGCTGCCGACGGTGGTGCGCAAGCTGCGCGCGGCCGGGGTCGAGGTCGGCGAGCCGATGCAATGGCGCGTGCTGGCCAAGCAGCTCGGCGCGGCCGGACGGCTGCAGGTCGGCGAATACGCGCTGGAACCGGGCACCAGCCCGCGCGCGCTGCTGATCGCGATGCGCGACGGCAAGATCATCAGCTACCGCTTCACCATCGTCGACGGCTGGAACATGCGCGATCTGCGCGCGGCCCTGGCCCGCGCCACGCCGCTCAAGCAGCAGATCGGGCAGCTCGACGACAGTGCGCTGATGAAGGCGCTCGGCCATCCCGGCCAGCACCCGGAAGGCCGCTTCCTGCCGGAGACCTACCAATACACCGGCGGCGACACCGACCTGGACGTGCTCAAGCGCGCCTACGCGGCGATGGACAAGGCGGTGGCCGCGGCCTGGGCCGCGCGCGATCCCAGCAGCGTGCTCAAGAGCCCGGCCGAACTGCTGATCATGGCCTCGATCGTGGAGAAGGAAACCGGCATCCCGGCCGAGCGCGCGCAGATCGCCGGCCTGTTCGAACGCCGGCTCAAGCTCGGCATGAAACTGGAAACCGACCCGACCGTGATCTACGGCATCGGCGCGGCCTACGACGGCAACATCCGCAAGCGCGACCTGCAGACCGACACGCCGTACAACACCTACACCCGCGTCGGCCTGCCGCCGACGCCGATCGCGATGCCGGGCCTGGCCGCGCTCAAGGCCACGGCCAATCCGGCCCCGGGCGATGCGCTGTTCTTCGTCGCCTCCGGCGACGGCAGCGGCCGCAGCCTGTTCGCCGCGACCTACGCCCAGCACCAGGCCAACGTGCGCATCTACCTGCAGCGCTATCGCCAGAACCAGACCCGCGGCCAGCCCGAGGAGGGCAAGGCGGTGCTGGAGGAAGCGGCCGAAGGCAGCGATGCGCCGGCGCCCGCGCCGGCATCGCCCGGGGCGACCCGATGA
- a CDS encoding PilZ domain-containing protein yields MNATAGAARQGILSLTIKDKAALYSAYMPFLKYGGIFVATPKRYFLGDEVFLLLTLPESSERMPVAGKVVWVTPTGAQGHRAAGIGVQFAETAEGDAVKGKIEALLAGTLSAERPTHTM; encoded by the coding sequence ATGAACGCAACAGCGGGCGCAGCGCGGCAGGGCATCTTGTCGTTGACGATCAAGGACAAGGCGGCGCTGTACAGCGCTTACATGCCGTTCCTGAAGTACGGCGGCATCTTCGTCGCCACGCCCAAGCGCTATTTCCTCGGCGACGAAGTGTTCCTGCTGCTGACCCTGCCCGAATCCAGCGAGCGCATGCCGGTGGCCGGCAAGGTCGTCTGGGTCACCCCGACCGGCGCGCAGGGGCATCGCGCGGCCGGCATCGGCGTGCAGTTCGCCGAAACCGCCGAAGGCGATGCGGTCAAGGGCAAGATCGAGGCCTTGCTGGCCGGCACCTTGTCGGCCGAGCGGCCGACGCACACCATGTAA